From a region of the Mycobacteroides saopaulense genome:
- the trpD gene encoding anthranilate phosphoribosyltransferase: protein MLEHSWPQVLGELTNRRDLAAGQAAWAMDQIMTGTATPAQIAAFGVSMRMKRPTSDEVSELADTMLSHAIGFSSGADGGPIGANAVDIVGTGGDGANTVNLSTMASIVVAACGVPVVKHGNRAASSLAGGADTLEALGVRIDLGPDQVVSSLAEVGIGFCFAPHFHPSYRYASAVRREIGVPTVFNLLGPLTNPARPRAGLIGCAFADLAEVTAGVFAGRGASVLVVHGDDGLDELTTTTTSTIWRVQAGTVDKLRFDPAAFGFARARLEELVGGDPGFNAAEVRAVLGGRAGAVRDAVVLNAAGAMVAHAGLASDAQWVPAWEDALARVSTAIDSGAAAALLDQWITVSRRLGKEQDET from the coding sequence GTGCTGGAACATTCCTGGCCCCAGGTGTTGGGGGAGCTGACCAACCGTCGCGACCTTGCGGCAGGGCAGGCGGCCTGGGCCATGGACCAGATCATGACGGGGACGGCGACACCAGCCCAGATCGCGGCCTTCGGGGTCTCGATGCGGATGAAGCGTCCGACCTCGGACGAGGTGTCCGAGCTGGCCGACACCATGCTGTCCCACGCGATCGGCTTTTCCTCCGGCGCGGATGGCGGCCCCATCGGTGCCAACGCCGTCGACATCGTCGGCACCGGGGGCGACGGCGCCAATACGGTGAACCTGTCCACCATGGCCTCGATCGTGGTGGCGGCCTGCGGGGTGCCGGTGGTCAAGCACGGCAACCGGGCGGCATCCTCCCTGGCCGGTGGCGCCGACACGCTGGAGGCGCTGGGTGTGCGCATCGATCTGGGCCCCGATCAGGTGGTGAGCAGTCTTGCCGAGGTCGGTATCGGATTCTGCTTCGCGCCGCATTTTCATCCGTCGTACCGGTACGCCTCGGCGGTGCGCCGCGAGATCGGCGTTCCCACCGTCTTCAACCTGCTGGGTCCTCTGACGAATCCGGCCCGCCCGAGGGCGGGTCTGATCGGCTGTGCTTTCGCCGACCTGGCCGAGGTCACCGCGGGGGTGTTCGCGGGGCGCGGGGCCAGCGTGCTGGTGGTGCACGGTGACGATGGACTCGACGAGCTGACCACCACCACGACCAGCACCATCTGGCGGGTTCAGGCGGGCACCGTCGACAAGCTGCGGTTCGACCCGGCGGCCTTCGGGTTCGCGCGGGCACGGCTGGAGGAGTTGGTAGGTGGCGATCCCGGGTTCAACGCCGCGGAGGTTCGGGCGGTGCTGGGTGGTCGCGCGGGTGCCGTGCGGGACGCGGTGGTGCTCAATGCGGCCGGCGCGATGGTCGCGCACGCCGGGTTGGCCAGCGATGCCCAATGGGTGCCCGCCTGGGAGGACGCGCTGGCCCGAGTGTCCACCGCGATCGACTCAGGGGCCGCGGCGGCGCTGCTGGACCAGTGGATCACTGTCAGCCGGCGACTCGGGAAGGAACAAGACGAGACGTGA
- a CDS encoding hemophore-related protein, with amino-acid sequence MKRSRGRRLLFVSGSIAVVMICSPAFGWAAPPDPPAPAPAPVVSVPEPVTAPAPAVSLPEPAAAPAPVAPAPAASATPPQAQTPLSTPHEENPAEPPKGGNAPVPPTAQPHEPASSTAATPVPAAKAPVSTAPTAAADEPSTSTNPSAAPAKTTPAPASGGNEPGRQEAAKPGQRPTGDSELYARHRWPYHWNWNRDLAWDDTYAYDWANSGYWDNWQPTWTDTCPYRCPTNDNAPYPPDVQDYLDAHPDLAEEFARVHQFPWELRRAQIQPFLDSHPDYQAWFNNRQPWI; translated from the coding sequence ATGAAACGGTCACGGGGTAGGCGGCTCCTGTTCGTATCGGGATCGATTGCCGTAGTGATGATTTGCTCGCCCGCCTTCGGCTGGGCGGCACCCCCCGATCCGCCCGCCCCCGCCCCGGCTCCTGTGGTGTCTGTGCCCGAACCTGTGACGGCACCCGCACCGGCGGTATCCCTACCCGAACCCGCAGCGGCGCCCGCACCGGTGGCGCCTGCCCCCGCAGCATCGGCGACCCCGCCACAAGCACAGACACCCCTGTCAACCCCTCACGAGGAGAATCCGGCAGAGCCCCCCAAGGGCGGCAACGCCCCAGTGCCACCGACGGCCCAGCCACACGAACCAGCCAGCAGCACCGCGGCCACACCGGTGCCCGCGGCCAAGGCGCCGGTGTCCACGGCACCTACCGCCGCCGCAGACGAACCGTCGACGAGCACCAACCCGTCGGCCGCGCCAGCCAAGACCACACCAGCACCCGCATCCGGCGGCAACGAGCCGGGACGCCAGGAGGCCGCCAAGCCCGGCCAAAGGCCTACCGGCGATTCAGAGCTGTACGCGCGGCACCGCTGGCCCTATCACTGGAATTGGAACCGCGACCTGGCCTGGGATGACACATATGCCTACGACTGGGCCAATAGCGGCTACTGGGACAACTGGCAACCCACCTGGACGGACACGTGCCCATATCGGTGCCCCACCAACGACAACGCGCCCTACCCACCTGACGTCCAGGACTATCTCGACGCCCACCCCGACCTGGCCGAAGAATTCGCGCGAGTGCACCAGTTCCCCTGGGAGCTAAGACGCGCTCAGATCCAACCGTTCCTGGACAGCCACCCCGACTATCAAGCCTGGTTCAACAACCGGCAACCGTGGATATAG
- a CDS encoding TetR/AcrR family transcriptional regulator — protein MVATQRAEQARSRESRRRILDAALDILVTEGYAAATTVRIQQEAGVSRGKLLHHFPSRDALLVAAVHHLAEERVRAQRDRTDWPDGPDERIDAAVASMWATYAQPYFWASMELWIAARTHKELRAALAPEEHAIGQLVRTATDNFFGPTLTARPQYTALRELLNTSMRGVALTYAITPRNPATDPHLQQWQALARQQLATD, from the coding sequence GTGGTAGCCACCCAACGCGCCGAACAGGCCAGAAGCCGCGAGAGCCGACGCCGCATTCTCGACGCGGCACTCGACATCCTGGTCACTGAGGGTTATGCCGCGGCGACCACCGTCCGGATTCAGCAGGAAGCCGGCGTGTCCCGCGGCAAGCTGTTACACCATTTCCCTTCCCGCGATGCATTACTGGTCGCGGCTGTGCACCATCTAGCCGAGGAACGCGTTCGCGCGCAACGTGATCGCACCGACTGGCCGGATGGTCCGGACGAGCGAATCGACGCTGCCGTCGCCAGCATGTGGGCGACCTACGCGCAGCCATACTTCTGGGCGTCCATGGAGTTGTGGATCGCGGCGCGGACCCACAAAGAGTTACGAGCAGCACTGGCCCCCGAGGAACACGCCATCGGACAGCTGGTCCGAACCGCGACCGACAACTTCTTTGGGCCGACGCTCACCGCACGCCCGCAGTACACGGCACTGCGCGAATTACTGAACACCAGCATGCGCGGAGTCGCACTGACCTATGCCATCACCCCGCGGAATCCCGCGACCGACCCGCACCTGCAGCAGTGGCAAGCGCTCGCACGCCAGCAGTTGGCGACTGACTGA
- a CDS encoding acyl-CoA dehydrogenase family protein yields the protein MSCDIWLPDEVVELRHRARSAIERTLAPVARRIGAQEETRDSFPWDAFRGLADAGLFAVPFAHPFGLGLSYPALGTCTVTEEIAYHSSSMAGVYDGQCILVPQALAFASDTLREALIPELVSGQQAFSFATTEPDASSDLSVGAMHTVAQETSGGFIVNGRKRWITNSVVAQWVAALVRTGERQTMLLIDLKNSPGIRVGDPDLKMGHRGQLTADIVFEDVFVPSENVLGDVGAGLSVAISCLTRGRIGIGAAGVGVAQAALDLAVHRLRTRNLFGGPLGRMQYWQFKMAERATEIECARSLYQKAAARLDRGEASAEPEAAMAKAHGTRVAVDTVRDALQIHGGYGFARRVAETGESVRLEELYRDAKILEIFEGANELQQWVIARRLIGRDVTG from the coding sequence ATGTCCTGCGACATCTGGTTACCCGATGAAGTGGTCGAACTCCGACATCGCGCGCGGTCGGCGATCGAGCGCACGCTGGCACCGGTGGCCCGCAGAATCGGTGCACAGGAGGAGACCCGCGACAGCTTCCCCTGGGACGCGTTCCGCGGCCTCGCCGATGCCGGGCTATTCGCCGTCCCGTTCGCGCACCCCTTCGGACTCGGCCTGTCTTACCCGGCACTCGGGACATGCACCGTCACCGAGGAAATCGCGTATCACTCGTCGTCGATGGCCGGCGTCTATGACGGGCAGTGCATTCTGGTGCCACAGGCCCTCGCGTTTGCCTCGGACACGTTGCGCGAGGCCCTCATCCCCGAACTCGTGTCGGGCCAGCAGGCGTTTTCCTTCGCGACCACCGAGCCGGATGCCAGCAGCGACTTGTCCGTCGGGGCAATGCACACGGTGGCACAGGAGACATCGGGCGGATTCATCGTGAACGGGCGCAAGCGATGGATCACCAATAGCGTTGTCGCGCAGTGGGTGGCCGCATTGGTGCGCACCGGCGAACGCCAGACGATGCTCCTGATCGATCTGAAGAACTCCCCCGGCATCCGGGTCGGAGACCCCGATCTGAAGATGGGCCACCGCGGCCAGCTCACCGCCGACATCGTGTTCGAGGATGTCTTCGTCCCCTCCGAGAATGTGCTGGGCGACGTCGGTGCGGGTCTGTCGGTCGCGATCTCATGTCTCACCCGTGGGCGAATCGGCATAGGCGCCGCCGGCGTCGGCGTCGCGCAGGCGGCGCTGGATCTTGCCGTGCACCGCCTGCGCACCCGCAACCTGTTCGGCGGACCGCTCGGCAGGATGCAGTACTGGCAATTCAAAATGGCCGAGCGTGCTACCGAAATCGAATGCGCCCGTTCGCTTTACCAGAAGGCCGCGGCCCGATTGGATCGCGGCGAAGCAAGCGCCGAACCCGAAGCCGCGATGGCCAAGGCCCATGGAACCAGGGTCGCGGTAGACACCGTGCGCGACGCTCTCCAGATCCACGGCGGCTACGGATTCGCGCGGCGGGTAGCCGAAACCGGCGAATCCGTACGGCTCGAAGAGCTCTACCGCGACGCGAAGATCCTCGAAATATTCGAGGGTGCCAACGAACTGCAGCAGTGGGTCATCGCGCGGCGGCTCATCGGGCGTGACGTGACCGGATAG
- a CDS encoding MerR family transcriptional regulator, whose translation MRSGEVASEAGVSVQTVRYYERRGLLSRPPRSSSGYRAYPVDAVEVVRFVKRAQEHGFTLDEVDELLQLADGGPEDCQAARDLAQSKIDQLAARAAELNRMMRSLTDLVDTCDRPRKDRSCPLVRTLNNEGTAR comes from the coding sequence ATGCGCAGTGGCGAGGTGGCCTCCGAGGCCGGCGTGAGTGTTCAGACGGTGCGGTATTACGAACGCCGGGGCCTGCTTTCGCGGCCGCCGCGGTCCTCGTCGGGATACCGGGCCTACCCGGTGGACGCCGTCGAGGTCGTCCGTTTTGTCAAGAGAGCACAGGAACACGGATTCACACTCGATGAGGTCGACGAACTGCTGCAGCTGGCCGACGGTGGGCCCGAGGACTGTCAGGCCGCTCGTGACCTGGCGCAGTCCAAAATCGACCAACTGGCAGCGAGGGCAGCCGAACTAAACCGGATGATGCGGTCGCTGACCGACCTCGTCGATACTTGCGACCGACCACGCAAGGACCGCAGCTGCCCGCTTGTCCGGACCCTGAACAACGAGGGGACGGCACGATGA
- a CDS encoding alkylmercury lyase family protein, translating to MNLEILQVPDCPNVAVLQDRIADALEAERVTATIVHRVIESLAAAEQFGMTGSPTLLVDGKDPFGEPGLAPAVSCRLYPAEDGNRYDGAPSVTALRAVLRVVRDNDCDATVATLGQWSGLTLPEGTIERAIHGAALRAFAFGGVAPTPDELAAVSGVDMAVVGAVLENLHRTDIIRLDDEGRIASVYPFSATATEHRVRIHGGAEVYAMCAVDALGISAMLGGRPITIDSVDHHTSGAIAIRVDGDAATADPESVVVFLGMQMAEGPRAETCCGHINFFTDYESAETWSAAHPQVTGTVLDLAAATRCGVALFGSLLTREADGTAVSPQPGNEQG from the coding sequence ATGAATCTGGAGATCCTGCAGGTGCCCGACTGCCCGAATGTCGCAGTGCTGCAAGACCGAATCGCTGACGCGCTGGAGGCGGAACGCGTTACCGCGACAATCGTCCACCGCGTGATAGAGAGTCTGGCCGCCGCCGAGCAGTTCGGTATGACCGGGTCGCCAACGTTACTCGTCGACGGCAAGGACCCCTTCGGTGAACCCGGGCTGGCACCCGCGGTGTCCTGTCGCCTGTATCCGGCGGAGGACGGCAATCGATACGACGGAGCGCCATCGGTCACCGCACTTCGCGCCGTCCTGCGCGTCGTCCGCGACAACGACTGCGATGCGACCGTCGCGACGTTGGGGCAGTGGAGTGGTTTGACGCTGCCCGAGGGCACCATCGAGCGCGCGATTCATGGTGCCGCCTTGCGCGCCTTTGCATTCGGTGGCGTGGCGCCCACACCGGACGAGCTCGCCGCGGTCTCCGGCGTCGACATGGCAGTGGTGGGTGCCGTGCTGGAAAATCTCCACCGGACGGACATCATTCGTCTTGACGACGAGGGCCGAATCGCTTCGGTGTATCCGTTCTCCGCGACCGCCACGGAGCATCGGGTTCGGATCCATGGCGGTGCCGAGGTGTATGCGATGTGTGCGGTCGACGCACTGGGGATTTCCGCGATGTTGGGTGGCCGACCTATCACCATCGATTCGGTCGACCACCACACGTCCGGGGCCATCGCTATCCGGGTGGACGGCGATGCCGCGACAGCCGATCCGGAATCCGTGGTGGTTTTCCTCGGGATGCAGATGGCAGAGGGTCCGCGGGCGGAAACCTGCTGCGGCCACATCAATTTCTTCACGGACTACGAGTCGGCCGAAACGTGGTCGGCCGCGCACCCGCAAGTGACCGGAACCGTGCTTGATCTGGCTGCCGCGACTCGATGTGGCGTGGCGCTCTTTGGCTCCTTGCTGACCAGAGAAGCCGACGGGACCGCCGTCAGCCCGCAGCCCGGGAATGAACAGGGCTAG
- a CDS encoding DEDD exonuclease domain-containing protein, with translation MTQLTFDEVDSSSGSSAQALRDTTFVVVDLETTGGSAENDAITEIGAVKVRGGEVLGELATLVDPKRSLPPQIVRLTGITSAMLVDAPPIEQVLPAFLEFARGAVLVAHNAGFDIGFLKAAARQCGIDWPHPTVLCTVRLARRVLSRDEAPRVSLGALAQLLGATTTPNHRALDDARATVDVLHALIGRVGNQGVDTMGELRRYRTHVPNELRGKRTLADGMPYAPGVYLFRGPSGEVLYVGTAVNLRRRVQQYFTGADPRGRMREMVTLATTVDHVTCAHPLEAAVRELRLLGAHAPPYNRKSRFPHRWWWVVLTDEPFPRFAVVRTTGGRSMFGPFRARGDATTAALTLARFSGVRTCTTRIGTNGRHGPGCDGQSYPHDTASPCPAPAGVDAVGYRDCLVTALAVLAGTQGDPLHAMCDRVAELGALSRYETAARQRDAAAALIGALARQHRLHALSRIEELIAARPDGAGGWQLAVVRHGQLAGAAVARRGVPPMPVVAAASASAQVVLPTPEPFGGAAPEEIGLVTRWLAEPGVRIVSSTQGYAEATGCSGPLRDWVATAHSARMAHSVHQDDWGMAELVRVASPVHSRAAG, from the coding sequence ATGACGCAACTGACCTTCGACGAGGTGGACTCCTCGTCGGGGTCATCGGCGCAGGCGCTGCGCGACACCACCTTTGTGGTGGTGGACCTGGAGACAACCGGCGGCAGTGCGGAGAACGACGCGATCACCGAGATCGGCGCGGTGAAGGTGCGTGGCGGCGAGGTACTTGGAGAGCTGGCCACGCTGGTCGATCCGAAACGATCGCTGCCACCACAGATCGTCCGTCTCACCGGCATCACCTCGGCAATGCTGGTGGACGCGCCACCGATCGAACAGGTGTTGCCGGCTTTCCTCGAATTCGCCCGCGGCGCAGTACTGGTCGCCCATAACGCCGGTTTCGACATCGGGTTCCTCAAGGCCGCCGCACGGCAATGCGGAATCGACTGGCCGCACCCCACCGTGCTGTGCACCGTCCGGCTGGCGCGCCGGGTGCTCTCGCGCGATGAGGCCCCCCGCGTGAGCCTGGGTGCGCTGGCCCAGCTGCTCGGCGCGACGACCACCCCCAACCACCGTGCGCTCGACGATGCCCGGGCCACCGTCGACGTCCTGCACGCGCTCATCGGCCGGGTGGGCAACCAAGGCGTCGACACCATGGGTGAGCTGCGACGCTATCGCACCCATGTGCCCAACGAGCTACGTGGCAAGCGCACCCTGGCCGATGGAATGCCTTACGCACCAGGGGTTTACCTGTTCCGCGGACCATCGGGCGAGGTGCTGTACGTGGGCACTGCTGTCAACCTGCGCCGACGGGTGCAGCAGTACTTCACCGGCGCGGACCCCCGCGGCCGGATGCGCGAGATGGTCACCCTCGCAACCACGGTGGACCACGTGACCTGCGCGCACCCGCTGGAGGCCGCGGTGCGCGAGCTGCGACTGTTGGGTGCGCACGCACCACCGTACAACCGCAAGTCCCGCTTCCCGCATCGCTGGTGGTGGGTGGTGCTCACCGACGAGCCGTTCCCCCGGTTCGCCGTCGTCCGAACCACCGGCGGACGGTCCATGTTCGGCCCGTTTCGTGCGCGTGGCGACGCGACGACCGCCGCCCTGACCCTTGCCCGGTTCAGCGGCGTCCGCACCTGCACCACGCGCATCGGCACCAACGGACGGCATGGCCCCGGTTGTGACGGCCAGTCCTACCCGCACGACACCGCCTCGCCGTGTCCCGCGCCGGCCGGGGTGGACGCGGTCGGATACCGGGACTGCCTCGTCACGGCGCTCGCCGTCCTCGCGGGCACACAAGGAGATCCGCTGCACGCCATGTGCGACCGGGTGGCCGAACTCGGCGCCCTCTCACGCTACGAAACCGCAGCGCGACAACGCGACGCGGCGGCCGCCCTCATCGGAGCCCTGGCCCGCCAGCACCGCTTACACGCGCTCTCGCGTATCGAGGAGCTGATCGCCGCACGCCCCGACGGCGCGGGCGGATGGCAGCTCGCGGTAGTGCGACACGGACAACTGGCCGGTGCCGCGGTCGCCCGCCGCGGCGTCCCCCCGATGCCGGTGGTGGCGGCGGCCTCGGCGTCGGCTCAGGTGGTGCTACCCACACCGGAACCGTTCGGCGGGGCCGCACCCGAGGAGATCGGGCTGGTCACCCGCTGGCTGGCCGAGCCCGGAGTACGCATCGTGTCCTCGACCCAGGGCTACGCCGAGGCCACGGGATGCTCTGGCCCGCTGCGGGATTGGGTGGCGACAGCGCATAGTGCACGCATGGCACACAGCGTCCATCAAGACGACTGGGGAATGGCCGAGCTGGTCAGGGTCGCTAGCCCTGTTCATTCCCGGGCTGCGGGCTGA
- a CDS encoding class I SAM-dependent methyltransferase yields MTEQPRLTYTDRRRAESFGGVADSYDRYRPRYPQAFIDELVPTGSRPRILDVGAGTGIASTQLTAAGAQVTAVEPDARMAQVAAAKGIDVEVASYEDWAPSGRSFEMVLFAESFHWVQPQLALEKTLGILRPGGRLVLAWNHIVPTRPARQDIGAILADYRTQSTQKPTDSERDRLVQTIERAGYHAERRHFTQQLQFPAETYTEMVLTLSRYLMLDDPQRAELRLRLGQSIGADGVEATRDAFALICTPVA; encoded by the coding sequence ATGACCGAGCAGCCGCGCCTCACATACACAGACCGCCGCAGAGCTGAATCCTTTGGAGGCGTGGCGGACTCGTATGACAGGTACCGCCCGCGCTACCCGCAGGCATTCATCGACGAACTAGTGCCCACCGGCAGCCGTCCACGGATTCTGGATGTCGGCGCGGGCACGGGCATCGCGTCCACGCAGCTGACAGCCGCCGGAGCACAGGTGACTGCCGTGGAACCCGACGCCCGGATGGCTCAGGTCGCTGCAGCCAAGGGCATCGACGTGGAAGTGGCGTCGTACGAAGATTGGGCGCCCTCCGGACGTTCATTTGAGATGGTGCTGTTCGCTGAGTCGTTCCACTGGGTGCAGCCCCAGTTGGCGTTGGAGAAGACTTTGGGGATCCTGCGCCCCGGTGGCCGATTAGTCTTGGCGTGGAATCACATCGTGCCCACCAGGCCGGCCCGGCAAGACATCGGCGCAATACTCGCCGACTACAGAACCCAGTCCACACAAAAGCCGACGGACTCCGAGAGGGACAGACTCGTCCAGACGATCGAGCGGGCCGGCTACCACGCAGAGCGTCGGCATTTCACCCAGCAGCTACAGTTCCCGGCGGAGACATACACGGAGATGGTGCTCACGCTCTCCAGGTATCTAATGCTCGACGATCCTCAGCGCGCCGAACTGCGCTTACGCCTTGGGCAGTCGATTGGGGCAGACGGTGTGGAGGCGACGAGGGACGCATTCGCGTTGATCTGTACCCCCGTGGCGTGA
- a CDS encoding class I SAM-dependent methyltransferase, protein MTDEQQPAHTDRRRAESFGESADAYDRHRPRYPQPLIDELVSGARVRALDVGAGTGIAAAQLLASGAEVLAVEPDARMARAATAKGIDVEVATFEDWQPAGRTFDLVLFAQSFHWVEPHAALEKVRTVLSPGGRLALVWNRIEPTAPTRRDLDTVYSDFLDTTRRPSIDTEDAVSPVIEKSGYHVRHLHFLERKHFSTQAYLDMVFTYSNHLTLDPAKRSQLRSRLEEKIGDGGVDTTNDALALLCTPVA, encoded by the coding sequence ATGACGGATGAGCAACAACCAGCACATACCGACCGCCGACGGGCCGAGTCGTTCGGAGAATCCGCCGATGCCTACGACCGCCACCGTCCCCGCTACCCACAACCACTGATCGACGAACTGGTCTCCGGTGCTCGGGTGCGTGCCCTGGACGTGGGAGCGGGTACCGGAATCGCGGCCGCCCAGCTGCTCGCCTCGGGCGCCGAGGTGCTCGCCGTGGAGCCGGACGCCCGGATGGCCCGCGCGGCGACCGCCAAGGGCATCGACGTCGAGGTCGCCACGTTCGAGGACTGGCAGCCGGCTGGCCGGACATTCGATCTGGTGTTGTTCGCGCAGTCCTTTCATTGGGTGGAGCCCCACGCCGCATTGGAGAAAGTGCGCACAGTGCTCAGCCCCGGCGGGCGGCTCGCCCTGGTGTGGAACCGCATCGAACCCACCGCCCCGACACGGCGCGACCTGGACACCGTCTACTCCGATTTCCTGGACACCACGAGGCGCCCCTCCATCGACACCGAGGACGCGGTGTCCCCGGTGATCGAGAAGTCCGGGTATCACGTGCGGCACCTGCATTTCCTGGAACGGAAGCACTTCTCCACGCAGGCCTATCTGGACATGGTCTTCACGTATTCCAATCACCTCACACTCGACCCGGCCAAACGGAGCCAGTTACGGTCGCGGCTCGAAGAGAAGATCGGCGACGGTGGCGTCGACACCACGAACGACGCACTCGCGTTGCTTTGTACCCCCGTGGCGTGA
- the ripC gene encoding peptidoglycan hydrolase RipC codes for MTPSPLRRVVLAATAAALVGGIFAGGQTATADPNNDAVKKLNELSRQAEATSEAANSAKIDLDAKLAAQRDAEKAVLADEAVAKAARMAVSTYQVDVNKAMVAAYMGGNTSGYGAVLTSNSPQNLIDQLSVQRTVGTEMRSRMDSYRAAQSSADEAEQRSRDAAEKARVAAEQAKNVRASLQAKQSQLQVQIAVVKSQYNTLSPGQRAQLALPAPVPPPPAAQPGEAADVPEPLMQAAAAAPAPEAAIGGGGSAVGANAVAAALTRIGAPYSWGGSGPNAFDCSGLVMWAYGQQGVSLPHSSQALARGGTPVALSELQPGDVINFYGDASHTGIYVGNGMMVHASTYGVPVAVVPITSSGPIYNARRY; via the coding sequence CTGACGCCCTCACCTCTTCGCCGTGTGGTACTCGCGGCGACTGCTGCCGCCCTGGTCGGAGGGATATTTGCGGGCGGTCAGACCGCTACCGCAGACCCCAACAACGACGCCGTCAAGAAGCTCAACGAACTGTCCCGCCAGGCCGAGGCGACCTCCGAGGCGGCTAACTCGGCGAAGATCGATCTGGACGCCAAGCTGGCGGCTCAGCGCGATGCCGAAAAGGCTGTTCTTGCCGACGAGGCGGTCGCGAAGGCTGCGCGCATGGCGGTGTCCACGTACCAAGTCGACGTCAACAAGGCCATGGTCGCCGCTTACATGGGCGGTAACACCAGCGGTTACGGCGCGGTGCTGACGTCCAATTCACCGCAGAACCTCATCGACCAGCTGTCGGTGCAGCGCACGGTGGGAACCGAGATGCGTAGCCGCATGGACAGCTATCGCGCGGCGCAGTCCTCGGCGGATGAGGCCGAGCAACGGTCCCGTGACGCCGCCGAGAAGGCGCGGGTGGCCGCCGAGCAGGCCAAGAACGTCCGTGCTTCGCTGCAGGCCAAGCAGAGCCAGCTGCAGGTGCAGATCGCGGTCGTCAAGTCGCAGTACAACACCCTGAGCCCCGGTCAGCGTGCACAGCTGGCGCTGCCGGCACCCGTCCCACCGCCGCCCGCGGCGCAACCGGGTGAGGCCGCCGATGTGCCCGAGCCGCTGATGCAGGCCGCGGCTGCCGCACCCGCGCCCGAGGCCGCCATCGGCGGTGGCGGGTCTGCGGTCGGTGCGAACGCCGTCGCGGCGGCATTGACCCGCATCGGTGCGCCCTACTCGTGGGGCGGTTCGGGCCCCAACGCCTTCGATTGCTCTGGTTTGGTCATGTGGGCCTACGGCCAGCAGGGCGTGTCGCTGCCGCACTCCAGTCAGGCACTGGCGCGCGGCGGCACCCCGGTCGCGCTGAGCGAGCTGCAGCCGGGCGATGTCATCAACTTCTACGGCGACGCCTCGCACACCGGTATCTATGTCGGCAACGGCATGATGGTGCATGCGTCCACCTATGGTGTCCCGGTCGCGGTCGTGCCGATCACGTCCTCGGGCCCGATTTACAACGCGCGCCGCTACTGA